One region of Psychrobacter sp. DAB_AL43B genomic DNA includes:
- a CDS encoding toxin VasX produces MSKDISEIMKDMTNDHKKDLTRQKQAEIEQARKDRERERHNTVQIKDEDIPVSLIRYCDYDCEKFGIPILPVFFSRLDYKLSSKDERFFDHPLTNKSSKHDAITSMPNRTYLYVYVENTNSWIEYYCGKDGAFSILNIYERYALETTERKTDGDRYIYQEEHADPDSEQPFNCSKSAHSTLATKYITVNVGDINWLMISHTKLSKGALKRYSDDKQRRSKRMQSFVGRSLTNNVNTVEMTNREIGYIESFYRRKELSKESGSLDSKTNMQEKSSDAVHTYSQEDHSKTVAAVSYTDSYEVKGQSQIANKLFEHMNNIAILNKRILPESKPMMVALPDPVGEVIAAAEKRNYLLSQLSEISEDKDHSRKVINALIIKNLEKSSIKTTQFEDKKVFNWGDSDYVGTLLNIGFSDTDPDDLIYPHINISSYKSYLKASQKIIDLKNKIVSARQVFVKAITSEEFKFVLESDFDIELLHDEETAKGFEAIVAGCTAGCGIDDSNLGIPQSILDAFETAAPKSNVAADEEFKAALLPQLSAGIDINQNWLLKALGGLDKELVEILYNFSKQDRASEATGAGIGYISEKISVTWLNKITVDNKRSALENKDKLIKTLSQNLLKLSFYDPKAFRALYKTLELSIYGHSGVVVVPIKITATADTMAAFANFALGAVFPKSVVSKINAKANKARQGITNVVEAATDTTIVRTPKINSPQQSETFVAYYFDEAYSTGKGMDSLNQLNDGQRSINLDKLDAKALAAEAIKWHNNVQKVANGGIGVVSGFIAYFQLNAVIASMPAIARLKYAGNPLRLTEVQLGTISSGLALVTASMDVTASGAGVLGKTGFANRLVYRAGWIGIIGATFEVGSLAIYGYRKFNDGNVTSSALTVGSAFSIGASAYAGLNLGLLAIASPTALPALPLLAIMFVGMTLSYVFQRLAFKFDDKNNTLIEYWLDNSVFGHKAMRGQDYYLINPFQTQSAFISLEQDISGFITACTLFLANNRLQTFQGRMPVEHKANSNSEIRLPPVFESVREHLTLFESKILIGNWDKASQLTIEVVADKNGSEQSLYKATFYNSATGKPSASNITSLAIEELMPIVTQKESEHQFFIDTQLLKFEPHNINKAKVIVTYTPDTSRNPPYPLKDVSYLDNNSY; encoded by the coding sequence ATGAGTAAAGATATATCTGAAATTATGAAAGATATGACTAACGATCATAAAAAAGATTTAACAAGACAAAAGCAAGCTGAAATAGAACAAGCTCGAAAAGATCGTGAAAGAGAACGACATAACACTGTTCAAATTAAAGACGAAGATATCCCAGTAAGCTTAATTAGATATTGTGATTATGATTGTGAAAAGTTTGGCATTCCCATACTTCCTGTTTTTTTTAGTAGATTAGATTACAAATTGTCTTCTAAAGATGAAAGGTTTTTTGATCACCCTTTGACAAACAAATCTAGTAAACATGATGCGATTACTAGTATGCCTAATCGAACGTATTTATACGTTTATGTAGAGAATACAAACTCATGGATTGAGTACTACTGTGGTAAAGATGGCGCTTTTAGTATATTGAATATATATGAAAGATATGCATTAGAGACAACGGAACGTAAGACTGACGGTGATAGATATATTTATCAAGAGGAACATGCTGATCCAGATTCCGAGCAACCCTTTAACTGTTCAAAATCTGCGCACAGTACCTTAGCGACTAAATATATAACCGTAAATGTAGGAGATATAAATTGGTTAATGATTAGCCATACAAAACTGAGTAAAGGGGCTCTAAAAAGGTACTCTGATGATAAACAGCGACGAAGCAAACGAATGCAGAGTTTTGTAGGTAGAAGTCTAACTAACAATGTTAACACAGTAGAGATGACGAATAGAGAGATAGGCTATATTGAAAGTTTTTATCGTCGTAAAGAGTTATCAAAAGAAAGTGGCAGCCTTGATTCAAAAACGAATATGCAAGAAAAGTCTTCGGATGCAGTACATACATATTCTCAAGAGGATCATTCCAAAACAGTAGCTGCAGTTAGTTATACAGACTCTTATGAGGTCAAGGGTCAAAGTCAGATAGCTAATAAACTGTTCGAACATATGAATAACATTGCTATCTTGAATAAGAGAATACTACCTGAAAGCAAACCCATGATGGTCGCCCTACCAGATCCTGTAGGCGAAGTGATCGCGGCAGCAGAGAAGCGAAATTACTTACTTAGCCAGCTCAGTGAGATATCAGAAGACAAAGACCATAGTCGTAAAGTTATTAATGCTTTGATTATAAAAAATCTTGAAAAATCGAGCATAAAGACCACTCAGTTTGAAGATAAAAAAGTATTTAACTGGGGGGATAGTGATTATGTAGGGACATTACTCAATATAGGTTTTTCAGATACTGATCCAGATGATTTAATATACCCCCACATTAATATCAGTAGCTACAAGTCTTATCTAAAAGCTTCTCAAAAAATAATTGACCTTAAAAATAAAATTGTTAGTGCTCGTCAAGTCTTTGTCAAAGCCATTACTAGTGAAGAGTTTAAATTCGTTCTAGAAAGTGATTTCGATATCGAGCTTTTACATGATGAGGAAACAGCTAAAGGCTTCGAAGCTATAGTCGCGGGTTGTACTGCTGGTTGCGGTATTGATGATAGTAATCTTGGAATACCGCAAAGTATCCTTGATGCGTTTGAAACTGCTGCACCTAAAAGTAACGTTGCTGCCGACGAGGAGTTTAAAGCAGCATTATTACCTCAACTTAGTGCAGGTATTGATATAAACCAGAACTGGCTACTCAAAGCGCTCGGTGGCTTAGATAAAGAGTTGGTTGAAATACTCTATAACTTTAGTAAACAAGATAGAGCTTCGGAAGCAACAGGTGCAGGTATTGGCTACATCAGTGAAAAAATCAGCGTAACTTGGCTGAATAAAATTACAGTAGATAATAAACGTAGTGCCCTTGAAAACAAAGATAAATTAATCAAAACTTTAAGTCAAAACTTATTGAAGCTCAGTTTTTACGATCCAAAAGCTTTTCGGGCTTTGTATAAAACACTTGAACTTAGTATCTATGGTCATTCAGGAGTAGTGGTCGTTCCTATAAAGATTACGGCCACAGCAGATACTATGGCTGCCTTTGCAAATTTCGCCTTAGGTGCAGTATTTCCGAAATCAGTAGTTAGCAAAATTAACGCCAAGGCTAATAAAGCTAGACAAGGTATCACCAATGTTGTGGAAGCTGCTACCGATACTACGATTGTACGTACTCCAAAGATTAACAGTCCGCAGCAATCTGAAACTTTTGTTGCATACTATTTTGATGAAGCTTATTCAACAGGTAAAGGGATGGATTCCTTAAACCAGCTAAATGACGGTCAACGATCCATTAACCTTGACAAGCTAGATGCTAAAGCATTAGCAGCTGAAGCCATTAAGTGGCACAATAATGTCCAAAAAGTAGCGAATGGGGGTATAGGTGTAGTGTCTGGTTTTATCGCATATTTCCAGTTAAATGCAGTGATTGCCAGTATGCCAGCCATTGCCAGATTGAAATACGCAGGTAACCCGCTACGGCTAACGGAGGTGCAGTTAGGGACAATAAGCTCAGGGCTTGCACTGGTCACCGCTAGTATGGATGTTACCGCTTCAGGCGCAGGCGTACTGGGCAAAACCGGTTTTGCAAATAGACTGGTATATCGGGCAGGGTGGATAGGGATAATTGGCGCAACATTTGAGGTGGGCAGTTTAGCCATTTATGGCTATCGTAAGTTTAATGATGGTAATGTAACATCTTCAGCGTTAACAGTAGGTTCAGCTTTCTCGATAGGTGCTTCAGCTTATGCTGGATTAAACCTAGGGTTGTTAGCGATAGCATCGCCAACTGCGCTGCCTGCGTTACCATTATTGGCAATAATGTTCGTTGGCATGACGCTAAGTTATGTCTTTCAACGCTTGGCCTTCAAATTTGATGATAAAAACAATACCTTGATAGAATACTGGCTAGACAACAGTGTCTTTGGTCATAAAGCCATGCGAGGACAAGACTATTATCTGATAAATCCGTTCCAGACACAGTCAGCGTTTATCAGTTTGGAGCAAGATATTAGTGGCTTTATCACCGCTTGCACCTTATTTTTAGCCAATAATCGCCTGCAAACCTTTCAAGGTAGGATGCCTGTGGAGCACAAAGCAAACTCAAATAGTGAGATAAGGCTGCCACCAGTATTTGAAAGTGTGCGAGAGCATCTGACCTTATTCGAAAGTAAGATACTCATTGGAAACTGGGATAAAGCAAGCCAGTTGACTATAGAAGTAGTCGCTGACAAAAATGGTAGCGAACAAAGCCTATATAAAGCGACATTCTATAACTCCGCCACTGGCAAACCCTCTGCTAGTAATATCACATCACTGGCTATCGAGGAGTTGATGCCTATAGTGACTCAAAAAGAGTCAGAACATCAGTTTTTCATTGATACGCAGTTATTAAAGTTTGAACCCCATAATATTAACAAGGCAAAGGTGATTGTTACTTATACTCCTGATACTAGCCGCAATCCGCCATACCCTCTAAAAGACGTTAGCTATTTAGACAATAATAGCTACTAA
- a CDS encoding DUF6708 domain-containing protein — protein MIYNPPNNTHPIEKLLSRPYEETLPAYREKIPSIEKLSRYVHEVNPDYLLFHPIINSHQLVSFLMAYTFSWIFGQGFFFFLVVIFSYIFVKNFEYAALFLIIMLILFLIVFGFGSYLVLSQLKDKRSYYNKILLLKSTQQIAYYEHNRKQAPIFHLINYKDIVASVRRNNGVVFEALNLHVTDPKTKEVVQSINLEDMQLSPYDQWSFIRTYMERPANELPLDPPICPRLSNRCQYLAPCLC, from the coding sequence ATGATCTACAATCCTCCTAATAATACCCATCCTATCGAGAAACTCCTTAGTCGACCTTATGAGGAAACCTTACCTGCTTATCGAGAAAAGATACCTAGTATAGAGAAGCTAAGCCGTTATGTGCATGAAGTAAATCCAGATTATCTACTGTTTCATCCGATTATTAATTCACATCAATTGGTTAGTTTTTTAATGGCTTATACCTTTAGTTGGATTTTTGGGCAAGGTTTTTTTTTCTTTCTAGTAGTAATATTTAGTTATATATTTGTCAAGAATTTTGAATACGCAGCGTTGTTTTTAATAATCATGCTTATCTTGTTTCTGATAGTTTTTGGTTTTGGATCATACTTGGTTTTAAGTCAACTTAAAGATAAGAGATCCTACTACAATAAAATCTTATTATTAAAAAGCACCCAACAGATTGCCTATTACGAACACAATCGCAAGCAAGCTCCTATTTTTCATCTTATTAACTACAAAGACATTGTTGCTTCGGTTCGACGTAATAATGGCGTTGTCTTTGAAGCCCTGAACTTGCATGTGACTGACCCCAAAACAAAAGAAGTTGTTCAAAGTATCAATCTTGAAGACATGCAGCTAAGTCCTTATGACCAATGGTCGTTTATCCGTACCTATATGGAACGTCCAGCAAACGAGCTGCCGCTTGACCCCCCGATATGCCCACGCCTGTCCAACCGATGTCAGTACCTCGCTCCTTGCCTGTGCTGA
- a CDS encoding IS630 transposase-related protein yields MTYSLDFRRQVLKSLDEGMTFVQAAEFYNLSPTTIQNWKRRVHSKITRQTKPYKIPDDVLLNDVKEHPDDYQYERARRLNCSKTGIYHALKRLGISQKKDTGVSKSVPDKKSDLSR; encoded by the coding sequence ATGACTTACTCACTAGATTTTCGTAGACAAGTACTAAAAAGCTTAGACGAGGGTATGACCTTTGTTCAAGCGGCTGAATTCTACAATCTCAGCCCAACCACCATACAAAACTGGAAGAGACGTGTTCATAGCAAAATAACCAGGCAAACTAAGCCCTATAAAATACCAGATGACGTGCTACTTAATGACGTCAAAGAACATCCTGATGATTACCAGTATGAGCGAGCACGTCGTTTAAACTGTAGTAAAACAGGTATTTATCACGCCTTAAAGCGTCTTGGCATCAGTCAAAAAAAAGACACTGGAGTATCCAAAAGCGTGCCCGATAAAAAGAGCGACTTATCAAGGTAA
- a CDS encoding transposase has translation MDESGFEAETIRPYGYAQIGKPCIDRYNWQAKKRTNVIGALYEKILFALDYFEHNINSSTFYYWCKHTLIPSLKTKCVIVMDMSEDKAKHCFARAQGESCARVTRFHKNKRIQKLLNRHGHRILWLPPYSPDLNPIEKKWAQVKFLRQGWMQNDLSKLFYDICPGHNSFILN, from the coding sequence ATGGATGAAAGTGGCTTTGAGGCTGAAACCATTCGTCCTTACGGCTATGCACAGATAGGCAAACCTTGTATTGATCGCTACAACTGGCAAGCAAAAAAGCGAACTAACGTCATCGGTGCTCTCTATGAAAAGATACTGTTTGCGCTTGATTACTTTGAGCACAATATTAACAGCAGCACATTCTACTACTGGTGCAAACACACGCTGATCCCAAGTCTTAAAACCAAATGCGTGATAGTCATGGATATGAGCGAGGATAAAGCAAAGCACTGCTTTGCCCGAGCGCAAGGCGAGAGCTGTGCTCGAGTGACTCGGTTTCATAAGAACAAACGCATTCAAAAGCTACTCAATAGACATGGGCATCGTATTCTCTGGCTGCCACCGTACAGCCCAGACTTGAACCCTATCGAGAAAAAATGGGCTCAGGTGAAGTTTCTACGCCAAGGCTGGATGCAAAATGACTTATCTAAATTATTTTATGATATTTGTCCTGGCCATAACAGTTTTATTTTGAACTGA
- a CDS encoding DUF6708 domain-containing protein: MLIDLAGRSKNKTYNTIGQPYKKEYEVHRLYQQQNYELPLRPQRTVVQFNSTSMELVDRWESEKGSLVVTYTLGLLLGLFGLGVCTLIFFKELFDHGFNWAIVAFFILIVILIAGVWLGIKILSRELFTYTYFPVRFNRKNGKVYVIGANKQVETYDWNKLKIHMQNDINAPWDVRCCDVDNAGIIQRTFSLPFRHTSPNEFLKHHFAFVNAYMNSKTDKDIKQVADSIRHVFPIHRRKEILQESIERSRFEYHSRWKDMEYPETSLKIDLHYLASTPFWLLKLLGRRLAVLTCTTPHFPFEIEAECDINPNDKFDLNKNPPNPPRREYSLLEKAGIGVLLVIGSIIGLSVFALFIDIMGAARPHGDYPSFFKMLWDVLLFRWL, encoded by the coding sequence ATGCTTATTGACCTTGCTGGACGTTCAAAAAACAAAACTTATAACACTATAGGTCAGCCCTATAAAAAAGAGTATGAGGTCCACCGCTTATACCAGCAACAGAACTACGAATTACCACTACGTCCACAGCGTACGGTTGTACAGTTTAACAGTACTTCTATGGAGTTGGTCGATAGATGGGAGTCTGAAAAAGGTTCATTAGTAGTAACATATACATTAGGCTTACTATTAGGACTCTTTGGATTAGGTGTATGCACTTTAATATTTTTTAAAGAGTTATTTGATCATGGTTTTAACTGGGCTATAGTAGCTTTTTTTATCTTAATAGTTATATTAATAGCAGGTGTTTGGCTCGGTATAAAAATACTAAGCCGCGAATTATTTACCTATACCTATTTCCCAGTACGCTTTAACCGCAAAAACGGTAAAGTCTATGTTATTGGTGCGAATAAACAAGTGGAAACCTACGACTGGAACAAACTAAAGATCCATATGCAGAACGATATCAACGCTCCTTGGGATGTACGCTGTTGTGACGTAGATAATGCCGGTATTATTCAGCGCACCTTTAGCTTACCTTTTAGACATACCAGCCCTAATGAGTTTTTAAAACACCACTTTGCCTTTGTCAACGCTTATATGAACAGTAAGACCGACAAAGACATTAAACAAGTGGCGGACAGTATCAGACATGTCTTTCCCATTCATCGGCGCAAAGAGATCTTGCAAGAGAGTATTGAGCGCAGTCGGTTTGAATATCATAGCAGATGGAAAGATATGGAATACCCTGAAACTAGCTTGAAAATCGATTTGCACTATCTAGCGTCCACGCCTTTTTGGTTACTAAAGCTATTGGGACGTCGCTTAGCCGTATTAACCTGTACCACACCGCACTTTCCTTTTGAGATAGAGGCTGAGTGTGATATAAATCCTAATGATAAATTTGATTTAAATAAAAACCCGCCCAATCCGCCAAGGCGAGAGTACAGCTTACTAGAGAAAGCAGGTATTGGCGTGCTACTTGTCATAGGTTCAATTATTGGCTTGTCTGTCTTTGCCTTATTTATAGATATCATGGGCGCGGCAAGACCGCATGGCGACTATCCAAGCTTCTTTAAGATGCTTTGGGATGTATTGTTGTTTCGGTGGTTGTGA
- a CDS encoding IS3 family transposase yields MIRNLAEQDKQVSKSLLFKLFGVMKSNYYYGMQPKPISLETVKHKALIRQIFNDSKQSAGARSIAAILMNEHGIKLTRYIAGKFMAQMGLKSCQLKMHKYKHADEAHKTHHNILNRNFSQTAPNQVWTGDVTYIRIKGGWCYLAVVLDLYARRIVGFAVSDSPDSMLTTKALQMAYQTRLQPIGVLFHSDQGTHYTSKKFAESVASCEGMTQSMSRRGNCWDNAPTERFFRSFKTEWMPKGGYENITEAKIAISNYIWGYYQTVRPHTFNDYLTPLEKEKRYFNKNLLSGVLN; encoded by the coding sequence TTGATAAGAAATCTGGCAGAGCAAGATAAACAGGTGAGTAAAAGCCTTTTGTTCAAGCTGTTTGGCGTGATGAAAAGCAATTACTACTATGGCATGCAGCCCAAGCCCATCAGTCTTGAAACCGTCAAGCACAAGGCATTAATTCGTCAAATATTTAACGACTCAAAGCAATCAGCAGGCGCTCGCAGCATTGCCGCCATACTAATGAATGAACACGGCATCAAGCTGACCCGCTATATAGCAGGTAAATTCATGGCGCAGATGGGGCTTAAAAGCTGTCAGTTAAAGATGCATAAATACAAGCACGCTGACGAGGCGCATAAAACGCATCACAATATCTTAAATAGAAATTTCAGTCAAACAGCACCCAATCAAGTCTGGACGGGCGATGTCACATATATTCGTATCAAAGGCGGCTGGTGCTATTTAGCTGTTGTTTTAGATTTATATGCCCGTCGTATTGTTGGCTTTGCCGTGTCAGATTCGCCTGACAGTATGCTGACAACCAAAGCGCTGCAGATGGCATATCAGACGCGCTTACAGCCAATTGGAGTGCTGTTTCACTCTGATCAGGGAACCCATTACACCAGTAAGAAGTTTGCTGAATCCGTGGCGAGTTGTGAAGGTATGACACAGAGTATGAGTCGTCGTGGTAATTGTTGGGACAACGCGCCTACTGAACGCTTCTTTAGAAGTTTTAAGACTGAATGGATGCCAAAGGGCGGTTATGAGAATATTACTGAAGCTAAGATCGCCATCAGTAATTATATCTGGGGCTATTATCAAACCGTGAGACCGCATACTTTCAACGATTATTTAACACCGCTAGAAAAAGAGAAACGATACTTTAATAAAAACCTCTTATCAGGTGTCCTAAATTAG
- a CDS encoding transposase, with amino-acid sequence MTNKRNQYTREFKLEAISLVVDHNRTIPDVADSLGIGKSTLQKWLSQYRQEMSGQAPKVGNALTDEQRELQELRKQVKRLTMERDILKKASALLALDSLNGYR; translated from the coding sequence ATGACCAACAAACGCAATCAATATACCCGAGAATTTAAATTAGAAGCCATCAGCTTAGTTGTTGATCACAACCGCACCATACCTGATGTGGCCGATTCCTTAGGGATAGGTAAATCCACCTTGCAGAAATGGCTGAGTCAATACCGTCAAGAAATGAGTGGCCAAGCACCTAAAGTCGGCAACGCTTTAACGGATGAACAGCGAGAACTTCAAGAATTGCGCAAACAAGTTAAGCGGCTGACTATGGAGCGTGACATTCTAAAAAAGGCTTCTGCTCTGCTGGCATTGGACAGTCTGAACGGCTATCGTTGA